A stretch of Aerococcus christensenii DNA encodes these proteins:
- a CDS encoding SIR2 family NAD-dependent protein deacylase, protein MTFETLKNFSSPKECLVNVLDEAEAICVGVGAGMGAADGFTYVGERFEKAFPDFIKAYHFLDMFQASVYPFEDIQEYWAFFSRFVALNYLDQPLGPSFVRLKKILGGKNYHIITSNADNAFEKADFDPHRVFDVQGKYNLIQCRKGCHPKRYPVNELMRKMVRETKNRKVPLSLVPRCPKCGGEMELNRRNHVDWMVEDQAFKKERERFETFLQENSSKKLLLLELGCGYMAPQVIKHPFWKWCEQRENSLYVTVNLKNYKIPSAIRSRTIWLKEDIATLLKEVSED, encoded by the coding sequence GTGACTTTTGAAACTTTGAAAAATTTTTCTTCGCCTAAAGAGTGTTTAGTGAATGTTTTAGATGAAGCTGAGGCCATATGTGTTGGGGTTGGAGCAGGTATGGGAGCTGCGGATGGTTTTACTTATGTAGGGGAAAGATTTGAAAAGGCCTTTCCGGATTTTATTAAAGCCTACCATTTTTTAGATATGTTTCAAGCTTCTGTTTATCCTTTTGAAGATATCCAAGAATACTGGGCTTTTTTTAGCCGGTTTGTGGCATTGAATTATCTGGATCAGCCTTTGGGACCCTCTTTTGTACGGTTAAAAAAGATTTTGGGAGGCAAGAATTATCACATTATTACTTCTAATGCGGACAATGCTTTTGAAAAAGCGGATTTTGATCCTCATAGGGTATTTGATGTTCAAGGAAAATATAATCTCATTCAATGTCGAAAGGGATGTCATCCTAAGAGATACCCTGTAAACGAGCTCATGAGAAAGATGGTCCGAGAAACGAAAAATCGAAAAGTTCCGCTTTCTCTCGTTCCGCGTTGTCCTAAATGTGGAGGCGAAATGGAATTAAATCGAAGAAATCATGTGGATTGGATGGTAGAAGATCAAGCGTTTAAGAAAGAACGTGAACGCTTTGAAACTTTTTTACAAGAAAATTCTTCTAAGAAGCTATTATTATTAGAGTTAGGATGTGGGTACATGGCGCCACAAGTGATCAAGCATCCGTTTTGGAAGTGGTGTGAGCAAAGGGAGAATAGTCTTTATGTTACGGTCAATTTAAAGAATTATAAGATTCCTTCCGCAATACGTTCACGAACTATTTGGTTAAAAGAAGATATTGCAACCTTACTGAAAGAAGTTAGTGAAGATTAA
- the brnQ gene encoding branched-chain amino acid transport system II carrier protein, with amino-acid sequence MKIKTSDILIVGFALFAIFFGAGNLIFPPYLGFTSGESWLTAALGFLTSDPFFPILGVLVSIMLGGQANVLGKRIHPKFGTLLAGISILLIGPLFSVPRTGATTHEVFVQSLWPGIPAWVTSLLFFGLTAYLSLNPSKVINHIGKYLTPMILIILALLVTVALFNPSTPSTTSQVTPVFAYGFKEGYQTMDALGASLLASVVMSELHHRGYTDKKMQMKAGALVGLVAFVLLALVYLSLTYAGASVSTYLPNHLNRTTVFSGTVSLLLGKFGHLFMGICVALACLTTAIGLTSAFSNFFMNVSKGRLPYQGLTLLAVSVEFIISLIGTEKIIMLAYFILTVIYPIVMILILFSLFDSSIAHRATYIGAVLGAGCIGLMEAFALANPALAKSPIIQFATSLPLHNYGLEWFFPALGLALLFTIGSVLHKSFFQK; translated from the coding sequence ATGAAAATAAAAACATCAGATATTTTAATTGTAGGCTTCGCCTTATTCGCTATCTTTTTTGGAGCAGGAAATCTTATCTTTCCTCCTTATCTTGGGTTTACCAGTGGGGAAAGTTGGCTAACTGCTGCACTCGGCTTTCTAACTTCAGATCCTTTTTTCCCCATTTTAGGAGTCCTTGTATCGATCATGTTAGGTGGACAAGCTAATGTCTTAGGAAAACGAATCCATCCTAAATTTGGAACATTATTAGCTGGAATTTCTATTCTATTAATCGGCCCCCTCTTCTCTGTGCCGAGAACAGGGGCAACCACACATGAAGTATTTGTCCAATCTCTCTGGCCAGGTATCCCTGCTTGGGTAACTTCTCTTCTCTTTTTTGGCTTAACAGCTTATTTATCTCTCAACCCAAGTAAAGTCATTAACCATATCGGTAAATACCTTACACCAATGATTCTTATTATCTTAGCTCTATTAGTTACAGTAGCTCTCTTTAATCCTTCAACCCCTTCTACGACTAGTCAGGTCACTCCTGTCTTCGCTTACGGATTCAAAGAAGGCTACCAAACAATGGACGCCTTAGGAGCTTCCTTATTAGCTAGTGTTGTCATGTCCGAGCTCCATCATAGAGGATACACCGATAAAAAAATGCAAATGAAGGCAGGCGCCCTCGTCGGATTAGTCGCCTTTGTATTGCTTGCTCTTGTGTATCTTTCACTTACTTATGCTGGAGCGAGTGTTTCTACTTACCTACCAAATCATTTAAATCGGACTACTGTATTTAGTGGAACTGTGTCCCTCTTACTCGGTAAGTTTGGACATCTCTTCATGGGAATCTGTGTGGCCCTAGCCTGCTTAACCACTGCTATTGGACTGACTTCAGCCTTCAGTAATTTCTTCATGAACGTTTCAAAGGGGAGACTTCCTTATCAAGGACTCACTTTGTTGGCTGTCAGTGTAGAATTTATTATTTCTCTAATCGGAACAGAAAAAATCATTATGTTGGCCTACTTTATTCTCACCGTCATTTATCCTATCGTAATGATTCTCATTCTTTTTTCCCTTTTCGATTCATCCATTGCCCACAGAGCGACTTATATCGGAGCGGTTCTAGGAGCCGGCTGTATTGGACTAATGGAAGCTTTTGCTCTGGCTAATCCAGCCCTAGCCAAAAGTCCAATTATTCAATTCGCCACTTCTCTTCCTCTTCATAATTACGGTTTGGAATGGTTCTTCCCTGCTTTAGGGCTCGCCCTTCTCTTTACCATAGGAAGCGTTTTGCACAAGTCTTTCTTTCAAAAATAA
- a CDS encoding MFS transporter, with amino-acid sequence MISNKQNASLMLLILMASITFLAILSELMPSGVLPLMADYFQVGKASAGSLVGFYAIASALCGIPLVSWTVEWNRKKLLAILLIGFALSNVIISLSPSFPLALAGRVLGGMCAGTLWPMITAYGMALVDKENEGRAIAIIMSGTTIGMSIGQPIMTGIGLTFGFKVEFLSIGLFALCIAILCSLFLPSVPGEKRSQANSPLTMLKNSGVQLVLLLTFLGVAANYGLYTFITNLVADISYSGISSAQIFFGVGSIISVGLAMRYLDHRLHLLVSGMFGTGLVTMFLFYLGSSLLLFHLAFLLWGVAFGSLSSLFQSSTARQVTEGTAVANALQSSSFNFSIMIGSTVSGLLLEQGGISPIIIMSAGLFLLGGVISSLSKKFFV; translated from the coding sequence ATGATAAGCAATAAGCAAAATGCTTCACTCATGCTATTGATTTTAATGGCCAGTATCACTTTCTTGGCAATCTTATCAGAATTAATGCCATCTGGAGTGTTGCCTTTAATGGCGGATTATTTCCAAGTAGGAAAGGCTTCAGCAGGGAGCTTAGTAGGCTTTTATGCGATTGCTTCAGCTCTTTGTGGAATTCCTTTGGTTTCATGGACAGTAGAATGGAATCGCAAGAAACTTTTGGCTATTCTCTTGATTGGATTTGCTCTTTCGAATGTGATTATTAGTTTATCACCTTCTTTTCCTTTGGCCTTAGCAGGGAGAGTTTTGGGGGGAATGTGTGCGGGAACCTTGTGGCCAATGATTACCGCTTACGGAATGGCTTTAGTTGATAAGGAGAATGAAGGAAGGGCAATTGCTATTATTATGTCGGGGACTACTATAGGAATGTCTATTGGTCAACCGATAATGACTGGGATTGGATTAACTTTTGGATTTAAAGTAGAATTCTTGAGTATTGGCCTGTTCGCTTTATGTATTGCTATACTCTGTTCTCTTTTCTTACCGAGTGTTCCAGGAGAAAAGAGAAGTCAAGCCAATTCTCCTCTGACCATGTTGAAAAATTCCGGAGTTCAGTTGGTACTCCTGTTAACCTTTTTGGGGGTAGCCGCTAATTATGGCTTGTATACCTTTATTACGAATTTAGTAGCAGATATTTCGTATTCAGGAATTTCTAGTGCTCAGATTTTCTTTGGTGTGGGATCGATTATTTCTGTGGGGCTAGCTATGCGCTATTTAGACCATCGCTTACATTTATTGGTGAGTGGAATGTTTGGAACGGGTTTAGTGACCATGTTCTTATTTTATTTGGGGTCTTCGCTTCTCTTGTTTCATTTGGCTTTTTTACTTTGGGGAGTGGCTTTTGGCTCTTTAAGCAGTCTGTTTCAATCTTCAACGGCTCGTCAGGTCACAGAAGGGACGGCAGTTGCCAACGCTTTACAATCTTCTTCATTTAATTTTTCTATCATGATCGGCTCTACGGTGTCTGGTTTGCTTTTAGAACAAGGAGGAATTTCTCCTATTATTATAATGTCTGCTGGTCTTTTCTTATTAGGAGGAGTGATTTCTTCCTTAAGCAAAAAATTTTTCGTTTAA